From Deinococcota bacterium, the proteins below share one genomic window:
- a CDS encoding cell surface protein, with protein MTMSRMNRSFLSLVLALLVTGAAAQAGPEEPSVQDYEVWALDQGTNRIHILGSDFAEREVIDLEGVADLPHMIDFSSDFAYAFIANVASGNTLAIRTEDREVVATLETGPGTHMASVSRDDRIIVDVLGNAEGAGASLVEIVFDRDAESFTIGRSLVITEDPLFADLAGAGHLGRPVCHDYSADGRYAYVTLGPALTDGVLVVLDVDSFTLAHVFDPEEIRANCGTMLSPDGRVMFVNGGSLEEGHWYAFDPETFELLHQDSSRGNDAHGVWFTPDGSELWMVNRASSNAIIIDPESFAIIAEIDFVGSSPDILTIAPDSSYAFVTLRGPNQRSGPHAIAGDTPGVAVIDVSSRELVQLIEPAPDDERSDFHGIGLRPIGSAD; from the coding sequence ATGACCATGTCACGAATGAACCGCTCTTTTCTAAGCCTTGTCCTCGCTCTGCTGGTGACCGGCGCCGCGGCCCAGGCCGGGCCCGAGGAGCCCAGTGTGCAGGATTATGAGGTCTGGGCGCTCGACCAGGGCACCAATCGCATCCACATCCTCGGCTCCGACTTCGCGGAAAGGGAGGTGATCGATCTGGAGGGCGTAGCCGACCTGCCCCACATGATCGACTTCAGCTCCGACTTCGCCTACGCCTTTATCGCCAACGTCGCCTCGGGCAACACTCTGGCGATCCGCACCGAGGACCGCGAGGTGGTGGCGACGCTCGAGACCGGCCCGGGCACGCACATGGCCTCGGTCTCGCGCGACGACCGCATCATCGTCGACGTGCTCGGCAACGCCGAGGGCGCCGGGGCCTCGCTCGTCGAGATCGTCTTCGACCGTGACGCCGAGAGCTTTACGATCGGCCGCAGCCTGGTAATCACCGAGGACCCGCTCTTTGCGGACCTGGCGGGCGCCGGGCACCTGGGCCGGCCCGTCTGCCACGACTACAGTGCCGACGGCCGCTACGCCTACGTCACCCTGGGGCCGGCGCTCACCGACGGCGTCCTGGTGGTGCTCGACGTGGACAGCTTTACGCTCGCTCACGTCTTCGACCCCGAGGAGATCCGCGCCAACTGCGGCACCATGCTCTCGCCGGACGGCCGCGTGATGTTCGTCAACGGCGGCTCGCTCGAGGAGGGCCACTGGTACGCCTTCGACCCCGAGACGTTCGAACTCCTGCACCAGGACTCCTCGCGCGGCAACGACGCCCACGGCGTCTGGTTCACGCCCGACGGCAGCGAGCTGTGGATGGTCAACCGCGCAAGTTCGAACGCCATCATCATCGACCCCGAGAGCTTTGCCATCATCGCCGAGATCGACTTCGTCGGCAGCTCGCCCGACATCCTCACCATCGCGCCCGACAGCTCCTACGCCTTCGTCACCCTGCGCGGACCCAACCAGCGCAGCGGCCCGCACGCCATCGCCGGCGACACGCCGGGCGTGGCGGTCATCGACGTCTCGAGCCGCGAACTCGTGCAGCTCATCG